In the Deltaproteobacteria bacterium genome, CCAGTAGCTCTAACGGTAGAGCGTCGGACTCCAAATCCGGGTGTTGGGGGTTCGAATCCCTCCTGGCCTGCCACCCTTTTCCAGGAACCCTGGGAGGCTGGTGCCGACAATGACGCCGCCAACGGCAAGGGCTGGAAAATCGGCACCGGGGACACCGGGGATGATTGAAGCTGTTCGGAGGGGCGCCACGTTCCTTATTTATATATAAGCGATTTTCCTCTCTAGGAGAAAAATGGGACGGATACAGAAGAAAAAAACAACCGCAGCCAAAAAAAAGGGCCCGCAGAACAAGGCGGAAACCAGGGATCTGCAACAGCAGAACAGCGCGCCGCCGGCCAAGAAAACGAAGGTTGTTTCCCTGAAAAAACCTTCACCCGCTGCCAAGGCTCCGGCGGTAAATACAAAAAAGAGTTTCATCGATAAAAGCCTTCAGTTTCTCAGGGAAGTGCGGGTGGAACTGAAAAAGGTGACCTGGCCTTCAAGGAAGCAGACCATCGGTTCCACGGTCGTGGTGATCATTCTGGTCGTGATCATTTCTATCTTTCTGGGCATAGTTGATTTTGGCCTTTCGAATTTGATCCGGGCAGTCCTTCAGTAGACCTTAAGGAGCATAAAGTGGTTCACAAATGGTATATCGTCCATGTTTATTCAGGATTTGAGAACAAGGTAAAATCCGCGCTCGAGGAGCGGATCGCTTCTTCTCCCCATCCCGACAAGTTCG is a window encoding:
- the secE gene encoding preprotein translocase subunit SecE; translation: MGRIQKKKTTAAKKKGPQNKAETRDLQQQNSAPPAKKTKVVSLKKPSPAAKAPAVNTKKSFIDKSLQFLREVRVELKKVTWPSRKQTIGSTVVVIILVVIISIFLGIVDFGLSNLIRAVLQ